GTGTCGCAGAGCCATTGGGCGTTGTCGATGGTGTTGTTGCCGCCTCGTGCGGTGTTGCGGATGTGGTCGAGGCGGAGCGGGCAGTTGGTGGCTCCGCATTCGGCGCACTGTGCGGGGAGTTCGCGTTGGGCTTGGCGTCGGACTGCGGCTGGGAAGTCGGTGTGGCGTCGGCCGTCGCGGTTCCATCCGGTCATGTGGGGATCATGTCGATGTAGCCGCTGATGATCTCGTTGGCGGTGGTGACCAGTTCGACCCACAGGTCGATGGTGTCTCCGTCGTTGATGGTTCTGGCGACTGGGGTTGAGGTCGACGTGACGGGTGTCGATGTCGAGTTCACGATGGTCGCTACTTGGGTGCCGTTGACGCGGATGTAGGCGCGTGCCCATGCTCCTGATCGGTTCCAGGTGATGGAGCCGGTGAGTGTGACTGGCCCTGTTCCTGCGGCGATGATGGTGTCGGAGGAGATCACTGCGGGGTAGGTGGTGTCTGATGCGATTGGCATGCGGGCGCCTGCTTGCGGTGGGTTCCAGTTGGTTCCGGTCTTGACTGCCTTCTGTCGCTGCAGTCCGCGTGTGCGGGCTGCTCGGTACCGTGGGCCGATCACGCCATGTCTCCTGCTGCGATCCACTGGTCTGTGCCTCGCTTGCGGAGGGTGATGATCGACCACTGTGCGCGGGTCTTGGTCGTCCCTCCGGCTCCGGCTGTGGAGATGGTGACGCCTGCGCCTGCTGCGGCACTGACCTGCCCAGCTCCGATCTGCACGATCTCGAGGACGGTGCCGATGGGGAATGCGGTGGTGCTGTTGGGCGGGACCGTGACGGTGACTGCGGTGGCAGATGACACTTCGACTGCGCGCCCTTGGTCTCCGAGTACGAGGGTGTAGGTGGCTGTCACTGAGTTGACGGGGACGAGTTGTGCTGCGGTGAGTGCTGTCTGTGAGGCCCAGCGTGCGTCGCCTTGGCCGAGGGTGACGATGTCGTCGGGCGAGACTGCGTCGGGTCCGCGGTACGGGACGCCCATATCAGCTGCGTGCGGACCAGGTGTACTGGTTCGTGGTGGGTGCGGTCTTGAACGTGGCGACGACGGCGTTGGCACCGGACTTGGCGATCTCGACCATGACCTGCTTGCCGGTGGAGGCTTCCCAGATGGTGATCTGGGCGGAGTCGGTGCCGAGGTTGTGGGTGATCGTGGCGTTGGTCGAGCCTGCGGGGACGGTGCCGGATGCGGTCCGGGCGATGGTGGCGTCGACGGCGATGCCGGTGCCGTCGACAGTGATACCGCCGCTGGCCTTGGGGAGCACGGAGAGTGTGCTGCCGGTCTTGGTGAGGCCGTTGCCCGCGGTGATGATCTCGCCGGTGGATCCGGCGACCATGCGGGTCCAGGTCTGGTTGGTGGTGCCGACGGTGATCGCGGCGTCGGAGACGAGGCCCCAGAGGGTGTCGGCTTCGGTGGTGCCTTCGCGGACGGCGACGAGGGTGCCGGGTGCGAGTTCGCCGGTCTCGTCGGCGTCGGTGGTGCGTGACCATGCACCGGCTGCGGCGAGGTAGATGCCGTTGGCGGCGGCGCTGGTTTGTCCTGCGACGAGGATGCGGTCGCCTGCGACGACGGCGACACCGTCGATGGTCTGCGCGCCGGTGAGGGTGATGTTGGTCTTGGCGACGGCGCGGACGGCGTTCTTGATGGCGATGCCGGATGCGGCGGCGTTGGCGACTGCTGCGACGGCGTCGAGCTGTGCCTTGGTGACGGCGTCGGCGGCGCCGGTGCCGGTCGCGAGGTTGGTGATGCGCTGGGTGCCCATCGACACGGCGGCGGTGGGCGCGGCGAACTCGTCGAGGCGCGACGCGATGACGGCGGCGTGGAAGTCGCTGATCGTCGAGGACGACTGGCTTCCGGTGTGGTTCGTGCGGTCGAGAAGCGACGCCTTTGTGGTGCCTTCGAGGGACGTCAGATTCTGCGGCAGCTGCATCCACGCGGCGGACCGGCACACGTAGAAGCGGTCGTCTTGGGTGTTGTAGACGACGTAACCGTTCTGGGCTGCGGTCGCGGTGGGGAGGCCGTTGAGTCGGGGGACGCGGAAGTCCTGGATCTCGTTGCCGCGGAGGTCGATGTCGTTGACGAAGGGAATGGCCATGTCGGTGCTCCTCAGCTGATGATGGCGCGGCCGGTGGCCGGGTGCTTGTGGTCGACGGTGACGGTCCGCCCGTCCGCTGACGTGTTCCAGTCGGCCATGACGTTTTCGCCTGCGGGTGTCGTCGGGTAGATGACGCGGCAGGAGGTGATCTGGCGGCCGAGTGGGTTGTCGATGGTCCAGACGGCGGCGAGCTCGGTCTGGATGTGGGTGTGGTTGAACGCGCCTTCGAGGACGATCTCGGCGTCTTTGCCGGGCGGTCCTGGAACGGGCACGGCGACGAGCGGCGCTGGGTCCGGCAGCGTAGCGGTGGTGACGGCGGGGTGGCGTGGGAGGCCGGTGACGACGTGGTGGCCGTCGCCGAGGCAGATTGGGGCGCTCATACCCACACCACGGACCCTTTGGCCCACACGAAGGGGCCTCGGCCGTCGTCGTAGTCGAGGGTGAGGCGTGCTCGGGTGCGGTCAGCGATCGTGTCGACGGTGTTGCTGTCGATGTCCCAGCGAAGGTGGGCTCCGTCGACGACCGCGGTCCACGTCCACTCGTCTTCTCCGGACGTGAGGAGCAGGGTTGCGGTGGTGCCTGTGGGCCAGTCGACGGGGACGCCTGCGTCGCTTTCGAGGCGGATGGTGTCGATGAAGTCGTCGCCTCGGCAGAGGAGGACTTCGAGGGCTTCGCGTTGGTCGCCGAGGCGCAGGGTCATTGGTCGTCTCGCTGTGCGCTGCAGCCGTGGGGTCGGCAGTCGCCGTGGCGGCGGGTTTGGCAGGGGCGGCAGTAGCGTCCGAGGTCGCCGGA
This genomic window from Gordonia sp. PDNC005 contains:
- a CDS encoding HNH endonuclease yields the protein MTGWNRDGRRHTDFPAAVRRQAQRELPAQCAECGATNCPLRLDHIRNTARGGNNTIDNAQWLCDTCHDRKTRREAAEGQAIRTAKRTRQPEPHPGLT